From Halorientalis litorea:
CGAATCTCCCCGGCGACGAGCGGCTTCAGGTACTCCTCCTTCTGGGCCTCCGTGCCGAACATCTCGAAGGTGTGCATGTTGCCCTCGTCGGGCGCGTCGACCCGCATCGCAGGCTGTCCGAGGATGCTCCGCCCGGCCTGCTCGAACAGCGGCAACACGTCACGGAAGTCGTGGCCCATCCCGCCGTACTCCTCGTCTATCTGCGGACAGTACACGTCGTACTCGTGAGCTTTCGCCCGCAAGTCGGCGATGACTGACTCGGGAACCGGGCCGTCACCGAGGTACTCGCGTTCGACTGGCAGCACCTCGGTCTCCATGAACTCTTCCGCGCGCTCGGCCAACGCTGTCGCCGTCTCAGAATCTTCGTATTCCACTACCATACCAGCCCTTTAGCGCACAACAATGTAAAACAACGCCCTCCGCAAACAACGAAGTTTCCGTGGCACCCACAGTTATTCGTACCTCGGGGCTGAACACGCCTAACAATGTTAGCCAGTGTACAGACAGACGCGGGACGGGCGGTGAACGCATGACCGAATCGGACGAGGACTACTTCGCACGCATCGTCGACGAGGAGAAGTTGGCGGCCTACTTCGAGGACCACCTCGGGGCCGTCGAGGAGTACGACGTGCGCCACCACAAGGAGGGACACTCGAACGAGACGCTGTTCGTGACGTGGGGCGAGCAAGAGTTGGTCGTCCGACGGCCGCCGCCGGGCGAGACGGCGGACAACGCCCACGACGTACTCCGGGAGTTCGAAGTCATCGACGCCCTGCAGGACACGAGCGTCGAGGTGCCGACGACGGTGGCGTCGTCCGCCGACCACTCGATTCTCGGTTCCGATTTCTACGTGATGGAGCGCGAAGAGGGGACGGTCATCCGCACCGAGGAACCCGAGCGGTTCGCCACTCCCGAGTACCGGGAGCGAATCGGCGCGGAACTGGTCGACAGACTCGCGGAGATTCACCAAGTCGACTACGAGGATATCGGCCTCGGCGACTTCGGCTACCCCGAGGGGTTCACGGAGCGACAGGTCGAGACGTGGACCGAACAGTTGCAGTGGGCGTTCTCGGTCACCACCGAGGAGCGCGAAGTCCCCGTCCTCCACGACGTGATGGCGTGGCTAGAGGACAACGTGCCCGAGGAGTACCCACATACCCTCGTCCACGGGGACTACAAACTCGACAACGTGATGTTCGGGCCGGGGACGCCGCCGGAAATCGTGAGCATCTTCGACTGGGAGATGGCCACGCTCGGGGACCCGTTCACCGACCTCGGGTGGATGCTGTCCTACTGGTGGGACGGGAAGGACCCGGCCCCGCCCGACGCCACGGAGTCGCTGACGACGAACTTCATGGCCGGGCCGGACTACCTGACCCGGGAGGAGTTGGTCGACCGCTACGAGGCAGCGACCGGCTTCGAGTTCGACAACCCGCGCTTCTACCGCGCCCTCGCGGTGTACAAACTCGCCGGCCTCGGGGAGATGTTCTTCCGGCGGTACCTCGAAGGGAACAGCGACGACCCGATGTATCCGAAGATGCGCCACGGCGTCCCGCAACTCGCGGACCGCGCCCAGCGCATCATCGACGGCGAGGAACCGCTGTAGTTACCCTGTCACGACCCCCCGGCCGTAGCGGAGCGGTGTGCGTCGGCTCGTTCGGGCCCGCCTCTCGCTAGATACCGCGAACGGTCTCGACGAGTCCGACCGATTCGAGAACCATCCAGAGGAGAAACAAGGCGTACAGGAGGAGAAGGAAGCCGTACGCTTCGCGGTCGGTGTGTTCGAGGTGGGTGCGGATGAACACGATGAACAGGACGAGGACGCTGATGACGTAGAACTGTGCGTCCTTGTGAACGATGTCGCGTGTCGCTTCTAGTTCCTCGCTGGCCAGAGCCGAGAAGGCCGGAATGACGAGGAGGTTGAAGATGGCACTCCCGACGATGGCACCGACACCGAGGGAAAACTCGCCGTGAAATACCGTGCTGATGACGACAGAGCTGAACTCGGGGAAACTCGACCCGACTGCGACCACGATAGCACCGTGGACGGCAACGGGCAGTCCGTAGTACTTACTGAGGCGTCGTGCGGCCCGCTCGAAATACTCGCTCCCCTTCCAGATGACGAGAACGGCGACGACAGCGAGACCGATGGCGGTCTACAGTTCCGTCACGAGTGTCGTTTACGTGTACGAGTTGATAGTCGTGGCCACGCGAGCGACGTGTCTGCCCGTCGAGCGAGTCGGAGCAGGACTCCCTCAGTCAGGCCGAACCATCCTGAATCGGTCGTCGGTCGAGGCGTACCAGTTCCCGGCGAGGCGGCCGGCCGCGTCGATTTGCTCCACGTCGACCTTGCCGTCGTCGGTGAGTACGGACTCGTCGGCGTGGACTAGTACGACCTCACCGAACACGACTTTCGCGTGGCCGATGTCGACGATGTCCTGCACCTCACACTCGAAGGAGAGTTTCGCGCCGGCGACGCGGGGCGGTGAAACCTTCTCCGAGGGGGCGCGCTCGATGTCGGCGTGGTCGAACTCGCTCTCCGCCGGTGGGAGTGTCGCGGCCGTCTGGTTCATCCCCTCGGCGAGGTCGGCGGTGACGACGTTGTGGACGAACTCGCCGTTGGCTTCGGCGTTCCGGGCCGAGTCCTTGATTTCCTCGCCGCCCTCCTTGTTGGGGGCGAACATCACCGTCGGCGGGAGCGCGGAGACGACGTTGAAGAAACTGTACGGCGCGAGGTTGTCGACGCCGTCCTCGCTCGTGGTCGATATCCAGCCGATAGGTCGGGGAATCACCGCGCCAGTCAGCGTGCGGTACAGCGACCGGTGGTGCGTCTCGGGGTCGATTTTCACGCCGACCACTCCCGGCCGGCCGTCACGGCGTCGGACGCGTCAGTCGGGTGGCCGAACGCGGCACCGTCGCGGTTCGAGGTGTGGGTGGGGCTCGTGTCGAACATTTCGTGCGATAGCCCCTATGACGCCCCGGTATTAGAGTCCGACGCCCACTGCGTAGGGCCACTGGACGCTCGCCAGCGCGAGGAAGACGAGCGACCCCGCGAGCAGGCCGACGTTCTTCAGGAACGCCGTCATCTCGCTCTGTTGCTCCTCGGCGGGCGCGGCCCAGAAGTCGTGCATGACGGGCGTGGTCACCAGCAGGAACACCGCGAGCGCGCCTGCCCCGACGACGGGGTAGACGCCCGTGACGATGGAGAGGCCGCCGACGAGGAGCATCCCGCCGGTGAACGGGACCATCAGCCCCGCCGCCGGAACGCCCTTCGCCGCCGCGTACGGGACCATCTGGTCCCCGCTGGAGAGGTGGTTCAACCCCATGAACGCGAGGACGCCGCCGAACAGCACCCGCGCGAGGAGGAAGACGATGCCGGACCCGACGGTGTCGAACACCATCAGGCGACCACCCCGACGACTGGGCGTGGTTCCGCTTCGATACCGGGTTGCACTGCGATAGTTGATTTCATCACATTACTTAGTTCGATACCGAACCTATATATGCGTTCGCGGACAGTGGTACAATCAGGTAACACCGATGTCAGCGGAATCCAGCAACCCGGACGCCTGCCCCGTGGTCGAGTCTCTCGAACAGATTGGGTCCCAGTGGCGACTCGTCGTCCTGCACGATCTACACGACGGCGAGAAGCGGTTCAACGAACTCAAACGCTCGACGGACGCCAGTTCGCGGACGCTCTCGCGCGTCCTCGACGACCTGCGCGAGATGGGGTTCGTCACGCGCCGTCTCGAAGAGGACGCGCCCGTCGCCACCTACTACGACCTGACGGAGAAAGGCGAGTCGCTGTGTCCGGTCTTCGACGAGATAGAGGCGTGGGCCGACGAGTGGCTCGATACGGGGGACGCCGAACCCGAGACGGCCATCGCGGACTGACTACGCGTCGCTCTCGGGATAGGCCTCGGCGAGTAGGTCCGGCCGTTCGGCCAACTGTTCGCGCACCGGGTCGATGACATCCGAGATGTAGCCGCCGGCCGCGTTCTTCAGGTCCTGTGGATGCAGGTCACCGTCCACGAACGCCGACTCCAGTTCATCGTATGTGTCGTACACCTCGTCCCCACCGTACTCTTCGGGCACCTCGACGACGAACGATTCGTCGCGCTCTTCCAGCACCGGGAACACGAGGTAACGGACGTACTCCAACACGCCGTTGTCCTCGACTTCGCCCTGCGGACAGTAGGCATCGTTTATCTTCTCCGCAACCTCCTCGGGCGTGTCGGTGAGGTTCACCTTCGACGCCGCTTGGGAGGCACTCATCTTGCCGCCGGTGAGTCCCGAGAGGAGCGGCGCGAACACGCAGACGGGTGCCTCGCCGCCGTGGTCCGGGAGGATTTCCCGGCCGAGCATGTAGATGCCACGCTGGTCGATGCCGCCGTAGGCGATGTCGGCGTCGAGAGCCTTCACGTCGAGGCTCTGCATCAGCGGGTAGATGAGGCCTCCGAGTGCCGGGTTCTCCGTCTCGCGGACGACTTCGCTGGCCGCGCGCTGGGCACGGGAGAGCGTCGTCTCGGCGGCCATTCGGTACATCTCCAGGGTGTACTCCTCGGAGAGCTGGAACTCCTGTCCGCGGACGAACTCGACGGCCTCGGGGTCGCCACCGGCGGCGTCGAGCATCGCGCGGATGGCGACTTCGTAGTACTCGCTCCGGGCGTCGAGCAGGTCCCACGGCGACTTCTCGCTGTCGAGGTGGGCGTGCAGGTCCGCAATCAGCACCGTCACGTCGACGCCCGCCCGCTGGAAATCGGCCAGTTTCCGGATGGTGGTGAAGTGACCGATGTGCATCTCACCGGTCGGGGCGTAGCCGATGTAGGCCGACGGGTCACCGTCCAACAGGTCCGTGAGTTCCTCCTCCGTGACGACTTCCTCGGTGTACCGCGTGACGAGGTGTGTCCGCTCGGCCGTGTCCATACCTCCGATACCCCCGGCCGCCGATTAAAACCTTTCAGTCGCGGCCGATGGACAGACACAAGCCGTCCCAGTCCGGAATGATTGGTATGTACACCGGGAAGACGGGCAAGCCGTGCTGTCTGTGTGGGAACCCCGAGACGGTGTCCCGACTCGACATCCCGCCCCGAGCCGTTCAATTGCTCGACAATAGTGGCCCTATCGCGTGGCAAGATATCGAGGGGGAAGTGTCGGTCTACTTCTGTGACTCCGACTGGGAGACGGTCATCGACCTCGTCCTCGATGCGGGCATGAGCCCGCTCCCACGGTGTAACGCTGCCCGTGCCGACTTTGACCTCCGTGCCGATTTCGAGGCACTGCTCAACGACATCCGTGACGAGCCCGATCAAGAGCCGTTAGAACGGGAGATGCTCGCCGAGGCCGAGCGTGACATCGAGGAGTACGACGAGGACAGTAACGTCGAGTTGCGTGACCTCGTAGAGGCGCGCGTCGTCACGTGGGCAATGGAAGACCTGCGGACGGAAGCCTGAGTTACGCCGGTCGGGTGCCTGGCGGGGACCGGCTTTACTTCTGACTCTGAAGTCCTCCACTACGTTTTAATCGGGCGTCGTCGGTATGGCCGGGCATGGCCGCGATAGAAGCGACGGGCGTGTCGAAACGATACGATACGGTAATCGCGCTGGACCGCATCGACCTCACGGTCGAGTCCGGCGAAACGTTCGGGTTCCTCGGACCGAACGGGGCCGGGAAATCGACGTTCATCAACGTGCTTCTCGATTTCGTGACGCCCTCGGAGGGTGCGGTCTCTATCTTCGGGCACGACTGTCAGCGAAACGGTGTTACGGCCCGAGAGCGGGTCGGGGTCCTTCCCGAAGGCTACTCCGTGTTCGACCGGCTGACGGGACGCCAACACGTCGAGTACGCTATCCGGTCGAAAGACGCCGACGACGACCCTATCGAAATTCTGGACCGCGTCGGCATCCGAGAGGCCGCAGACCGTCAGGCGAGTGGCTACTCGAAAGGGATGGCACAGCGGCTCGTCCTCGGCATGGCACTCGTCGACTCGCCGGACCTGTTAGTTCTGGACGAGCCGACGACCGGACTCGACCCCAACGGTGCTGCGGATTTCCGAGAAATCCTCCGCGAAGAGAACGAGCGCGGGGCAACGATTTTCTTTTCCAGTCATATCCTCGAACAGGTCGAAGCAGTTTGTGACCGGGTCGGAATCCTGCAGGACGGTGAGCTCATCGCCAAGGACACGATTTCGGGTCTCCGGGAAGCCCTCGGCGGTGGAACGAAACTCGTGATTACGCTCGACGAGGTGAAAGAGGGAACGTTGGGGGCAGTCAGGACCGTCCCCGGCGTCGAAACCGCTGTGTTCCGCGACGACTCCGAGACGACCATCCAAGTCACCTGCACCAACGACGCGAAGATGGACGTTCTCGTGGAACTCCGTGAAGCCGGTGTCGACGTGGTGAACTTCAGAACCGAGGAGGCGTCGCTCGAAGATATGTTCGTCGAGTACACCAGAGGGACACGGAGATGACGTGGCCGGTACTCGCCCGTCAGGAGGGACGCCTGACGGCAGAGTCCCGGACGGTCAAGATTCTGCTCGGCCTGCTGGGGGTCGGCATCGTCGTGGCGGCGTACGTGTACCCCATCGTCGGTGACGAACCGTTCACGACTGCACGGTTCTCGGGGTTCGTCTCCGGGTGGGTCACGACGGTGGTACCGCTGGTCGGCGTCATGCTCGGATACAATGCCGTCGTAAGCGAGCGGGAGTCGGGCGCGCTGCGACTCCATTTGTCGCTTCCCTACAGTCGGAAAGCACTCGTCGTCGGAAAACTCGCTGGCCGCGTCG
This genomic window contains:
- a CDS encoding phosphotransferase family protein, which codes for MTESDEDYFARIVDEEKLAAYFEDHLGAVEEYDVRHHKEGHSNETLFVTWGEQELVVRRPPPGETADNAHDVLREFEVIDALQDTSVEVPTTVASSADHSILGSDFYVMEREEGTVIRTEEPERFATPEYRERIGAELVDRLAEIHQVDYEDIGLGDFGYPEGFTERQVETWTEQLQWAFSVTTEEREVPVLHDVMAWLEDNVPEEYPHTLVHGDYKLDNVMFGPGTPPEIVSIFDWEMATLGDPFTDLGWMLSYWWDGKDPAPPDATESLTTNFMAGPDYLTREELVDRYEAATGFEFDNPRFYRALAVYKLAGLGEMFFRRYLEGNSDDPMYPKMRHGVPQLADRAQRIIDGEEPL
- a CDS encoding sodium:calcium antiporter; the encoded protein is MGLAVVAVLVIWKGSEYFERAARRLSKYYGLPVAVHGAIVVAVGSSFPEFSSVVISTVFHGEFSLGVGAIVGSAIFNLLVIPAFSALASEELEATRDIVHKDAQFYVISVLVLFIVFIRTHLEHTDREAYGFLLLLYALFLLWMVLESVGLVETVRGI
- a CDS encoding flavin reductase family protein produces the protein MKIDPETHHRSLYRTLTGAVIPRPIGWISTTSEDGVDNLAPYSFFNVVSALPPTVMFAPNKEGGEEIKDSARNAEANGEFVHNVVTADLAEGMNQTAATLPPAESEFDHADIERAPSEKVSPPRVAGAKLSFECEVQDIVDIGHAKVVFGEVVLVHADESVLTDDGKVDVEQIDAAGRLAGNWYASTDDRFRMVRPD
- a CDS encoding DoxX family protein; the protein is MVFDTVGSGIVFLLARVLFGGVLAFMGLNHLSSGDQMVPYAAAKGVPAAGLMVPFTGGMLLVGGLSIVTGVYPVVGAGALAVFLLVTTPVMHDFWAAPAEEQQSEMTAFLKNVGLLAGSLVFLALASVQWPYAVGVGL
- a CDS encoding winged helix-turn-helix transcriptional regulator; this translates as MSAESSNPDACPVVESLEQIGSQWRLVVLHDLHDGEKRFNELKRSTDASSRTLSRVLDDLREMGFVTRRLEEDAPVATYYDLTEKGESLCPVFDEIEAWADEWLDTGDAEPETAIAD
- a CDS encoding tyrosine--tRNA ligase, translating into MDTAERTHLVTRYTEEVVTEEELTDLLDGDPSAYIGYAPTGEMHIGHFTTIRKLADFQRAGVDVTVLIADLHAHLDSEKSPWDLLDARSEYYEVAIRAMLDAAGGDPEAVEFVRGQEFQLSEEYTLEMYRMAAETTLSRAQRAASEVVRETENPALGGLIYPLMQSLDVKALDADIAYGGIDQRGIYMLGREILPDHGGEAPVCVFAPLLSGLTGGKMSASQAASKVNLTDTPEEVAEKINDAYCPQGEVEDNGVLEYVRYLVFPVLEERDESFVVEVPEEYGGDEVYDTYDELESAFVDGDLHPQDLKNAAGGYISDVIDPVREQLAERPDLLAEAYPESDA
- a CDS encoding ABC transporter ATP-binding protein → MAAIEATGVSKRYDTVIALDRIDLTVESGETFGFLGPNGAGKSTFINVLLDFVTPSEGAVSIFGHDCQRNGVTARERVGVLPEGYSVFDRLTGRQHVEYAIRSKDADDDPIEILDRVGIREAADRQASGYSKGMAQRLVLGMALVDSPDLLVLDEPTTGLDPNGAADFREILREENERGATIFFSSHILEQVEAVCDRVGILQDGELIAKDTISGLREALGGGTKLVITLDEVKEGTLGAVRTVPGVETAVFRDDSETTIQVTCTNDAKMDVLVELREAGVDVVNFRTEEASLEDMFVEYTRGTRR